The Triticum aestivum cultivar Chinese Spring chromosome 3A, IWGSC CS RefSeq v2.1, whole genome shotgun sequence genome includes a region encoding these proteins:
- the LOC123057586 gene encoding probable ubiquitin-conjugating enzyme E2 23 isoform X2, whose product MVVPAAASPNLYLLDLVKSGRMLIDRGLVLADGEVDNIYLPVDTFKLLRIDDTVVYKNVGDIKVVDRSHLYPGQVVGSASDMGGQIGVVTGVNTVLNLAKLDNNGVPTKVIRGVSPSSLRRVRSLNLGDFVVSGPWLGRVVEVSIDVDVLFDDGAICRITDAESTNLARVREIGTMATLHRHQMNSQFHQGQHVTLTRACSLFKDARWLNGYWHPYRQVGTIMKVETSGVLVYWVASRHCGTDKGLVEASAPPAYQNPDDLTFFCASYNCCWGLADRCFFLETSSTKEDAACAPDQHGDDDDDEVVEEDEDEEEEEEYNACSQDNQEVCEASTSHVGPPTKQKDERFYRKQLRKVVFEGHRRAQRPQVMRHVEVEFPMVVADTCTTVDVLWQDGTRQHGRRSATVVPFGIWNEQEFFPGQHVVANILPISAAVDSTGDHDDVITTSVNNDIVASGTGPTERVGIVKSLQYKDQTVCVSWFKTSGHPDEAREVECDQTISAYDLKLDSNHSAYYGDIVIRILPSGSTNDAESAPLLSGNKKKNAVPVDLSWVGRVVELPNGHIQVKWGDGSMSTVSPHEIVAVKDKHYMELWLEMGDWVEDDGIDDAPEEPVAANMEIDLQNLDNDVESVSPAMSRTSLLGFPFRSLLQFTSDVVARGKGYLMNWRPSSLSPSSELPAPANDDSIGGAAAMGINDAAVDLTCHGFAGGTKAAYATCCCDESSCFPHFNVLQMSPLDHHYLDTTDQGASRGKSWAKTVQKEWKILENDLPETIYVRAFEDRMDLLRVVMVGASGTPYHHGLFFFDMQLPPSYPDAPPQVYYHSFGLRLNPNLYESGTVCLSLLNTFGGEGTEVWSSATSSLLQVVVSIQGLVLNDQPYYNEAGYETLVGKPEGRRNALPYNENAYLLTLRTMQHLLRRPPRGFEEFVKEHFRRRGKFVLRTCNVWLQGNVVDDAHAIEATRKRPCSAGLRLALTNMMPSLVAAFTEIGAVGCEEFQ is encoded by the exons ATGGTCGTCCCCGCGGCGGCATCTCCCAATCTTTACTTGCTCGACCTGGTGAAATCCGGCCGCATGCTCATCGACCGTGGCCTCGTTCTCGCGGACGGCGAGGTGGACAACATCTATCTCCCAGTCGACACGTTCAAGCTCTTGCGCATCGATGACACTGTCGTGTACAAGAATGTCGGTGACATCAAGGTGGTCGACAGGAGCCACCTGTACCCCGGACAGGTGGTCGGGTCGGCATCCGACATGGGCGGCCAGATCGGCGTCGTCACCGGCGTCAACACCGTGCTCAACCTGGCCAAGCTAGACAACAACGGCGTGCCGACCAAGGTCATCAGGGGGGTGTCCCCGTCTAGCCTGCGGCGCGTCAGGAGTCTCAACCTTGGCGACTTTGTCGTGTCTGGGCCGTGGCTCGGCCGTGTCGTCGAGGTGTCGATCGATGTCGATGTGTTGTTCGATGACGGAGCCATCTGCAGGATCACCGATGCGGAGTCCACGAACCTGGCCAGAGTGCGTGAAATCGGCACCATGGCGACCTTGCATCGCCACCAGATGAATAGTCAATTCCACCAGGGGCAGCATGTCACCTTGACACGCGCTTGTtcactcttcaaggatgctcgcTGGCTTAATGGCTACTGGCATCCCTACCGACAAGTAGGCACCATTATGAAGGTGGAGACGTCCGGCGTCCTTGTCTACTGGGTTGCATCCAGACATTGTGGCACCGACAAGGGGCTAGTGGAGGCATCCGCTCCTCCAGCCTACCAAAACCCAGATGATCTTACGTTCTTCTGCGCCTCGTACAATTGCTGCTGGGGGCTTGCTGACCGTTGTTTTTTTCTAGAAACAAGTTCCACCAAAGAGGATGCAGCTTGTGCTCCTGATCaacacggtgatgatgatgatgatgaggtggtggaggaggacgaggacgaggaagaggaagaggaatacAATGCGTGCTCACAAGACAACCAAGAGGTGTGTGAAGCATCAACCTCTCATGTGGGACCACCCACCAAGCAGAAGGATGAGAGGTTTTATCGGAAGCAGCTAAGGAAGGTCGTCTTTGAGGGCCATAGACGGGCGCAACGACCACAAGTCATGAGACATGTGGAGGTGGAGTTTCCTATGGTCGTCGCCGACACCTGCACCACCGTCGATGTGTTGTGGCAGGACGGCACACGGCAACATGGCAGACGTTCAGCGACTGTCGTCCCCTTTGGGATCTGGAATGAGCAAGAGTTCTTCCCGGGACAACATGTTGTCGCCAACATTCTCCCTATTAGTGCTGCCGTTGATAGTACTGGTGACCATGATGATGTTATAACTACTAGTGTCAACAATGACATTGTTGCGTCTGGAACTGGACCAACAGAGCGTGTGGGCATCGTCAAGAGCCTGCAATACAAGGACCAGACGGTTTGTGTATCATGGTTCAAGACGTCAGGGCACCCAGATGAGGCTAGGGAGGTCGAATGCGACCAAACCATCAGTGCTTACGACTTAAAATTGGACTCTAACCACTCTGCTTACTATGGTGATATTGTCATTCGTATCCTACCATCGGGATCAACAAATGATGCTGAAAGTGCACCCTTGTTATCGGGAAACAAGAAGAAAAATGCCGTTCCTGTCGATCTTTCATGGGTTGGGCGGGTAGTTGAACTTCCTAATGGGCACATCCAAGTCAAGTGGGGTGATGGTAGCATGTCAACG GTATCGCCCCATGAGATCGTTGCCGTCAAGGACAAGCACTACATGGAGCTATGGCTTGAAATGGGCGATTGGGTAGAGGACGATGGCATCGATGACGCACCCGAAGAACCGGTTGCTGCCAACATG GAAATTGATCTTCAGAATCTAGATAATGATGTCGAAAGCGTTAGCCCGGCAATGTCAAGGACAAGCCTTTTAGGTTTTCCATTCCGGTCTTTGCTCCAATTCACCAGTGACGTGGTAGCTCGAGGTAAAGGATACCTGATGAACTGGCGGCCCTCGTCGTTGTCACCAAGCTCAGAGTTACCCGCGCCCGCAAATGATGATAGTATCGGTGGTGCTGCTGCAATGGGGATCAACGATGCTGCTGTAGATTTGACTTGTCACGGTTTTGCTGGGGGGACGAAGGCTGCATATGCTACCTGTTGCTGCGATGAATCGTCATGCTTTCCACATTTCAATGTACTGCAGATGAGCCCTCTGGATCACCACTACCTTGACACTACGGACCAG GGCGCTAGTCGTGGGAAGAGTTGGGCCAAAACAGTGCAAAAGGAATGGAAAATTCTGGAGAACGACTTACCAG AAACCATCTACGTGCGAGCGTTTGAGGACCGCATGGATCTGCTTCGGGTGGTGATGGTGGGCGCAAGCGGGACGCCATATCATCACGGCCTCTTCTTCTTTGATATGCAGCTACCTCCGTCGTACCCGGATGCCCCACCGCAAGTGTACTACCACTCCTTTGGCCTACGCCTCAATCCCAACCTCTACGAGTCTGGTACAGTGTGTCTCAGCCTGCTGAACACATTCGGTGGCGAGGGCACTGAGGTTTGGTCGTCAGCAACATCAAGCCTCCTCCAAGTCGTTGTCTCCATCCAGGGCCTCGTCCTCAATGACCAACCATACTACAACGAGGCCGGCTATGAGACACTGGTCGGCAAACCGGAGGGCCGCCGCAATGCGCTGCCCTACAATGAGAATGCTTACCTACTAACCCTCCGGACCATGCAGCACCTTTTACGTCGGCCACCTCGGGGATTTGAGGAATTCGTCAAGGAACACTTCCGCCGTCGGGGAAAATTTGTGCTTAGGACATGCAATGTATGGCTTCAGGGAAATGTTGTCGACGATGCCCATGCCATTGAAGCGACTAGGAAGCGACCGTGCTCGGCTGGGTTAAGGCTTGCACTCACAAACATGATGCCAAGCCTCGTGGCAGCCTTCACCGAGATCGGCGCCGTGGGGTGTGAAGAGTTCCAGTAG
- the LOC123057586 gene encoding probable ubiquitin-conjugating enzyme E2 23 isoform X1: protein MVVPAAASPNLYLLDLVKSGRMLIDRGLVLADGEVDNIYLPVDTFKLLRIDDTVVYKNVGDIKVVDRSHLYPGQVVGSASDMGGQIGVVTGVNTVLNLAKLDNNGVPTKVIRGVSPSSLRRVRSLNLGDFVVSGPWLGRVVEVSIDVDVLFDDGAICRITDAESTNLARVREIGTMATLHRHQMNSQFHQGQHVTLTRACSLFKDARWLNGYWHPYRQVGTIMKVETSGVLVYWVASRHCGTDKGLVEASAPPAYQNPDDLTFFCASYNCCWGLADRCFFLETSSTKEDAACAPDQHGDDDDDEVVEEDEDEEEEEEYNACSQDNQEVCEASTSHVGPPTKQKDERFYRKQLRKVVFEGHRRAQRPQVMRHVEVEFPMVVADTCTTVDVLWQDGTRQHGRRSATVVPFGIWNEQEFFPGQHVVANILPISAAVDSTGDHDDVITTSVNNDIVASGTGPTERVGIVKSLQYKDQTVCVSWFKTSGHPDEAREVECDQTISAYDLKLDSNHSAYYGDIVIRILPSGSTNDAESAPLLSGNKKKNAVPVDLSWVGRVVELPNGHIQVKWGDGSMSTVSPHEIVAVKDKHYMELWLEMGDWVEDDGIDDAPEEPVAANMEIDLQNLDNDVESVSPAMSRTSLLGFPFRSLLQFTSDVVARGKGYLMNWRPSSLSPSSELPAPANDDSIGGAAAMGINDAAVDLTCHGFAGGTKAAYATCCCDESSCFPHFNVLQMSPLDHHYLDTTDQEMQGASRGKSWAKTVQKEWKILENDLPETIYVRAFEDRMDLLRVVMVGASGTPYHHGLFFFDMQLPPSYPDAPPQVYYHSFGLRLNPNLYESGTVCLSLLNTFGGEGTEVWSSATSSLLQVVVSIQGLVLNDQPYYNEAGYETLVGKPEGRRNALPYNENAYLLTLRTMQHLLRRPPRGFEEFVKEHFRRRGKFVLRTCNVWLQGNVVDDAHAIEATRKRPCSAGLRLALTNMMPSLVAAFTEIGAVGCEEFQ from the exons ATGGTCGTCCCCGCGGCGGCATCTCCCAATCTTTACTTGCTCGACCTGGTGAAATCCGGCCGCATGCTCATCGACCGTGGCCTCGTTCTCGCGGACGGCGAGGTGGACAACATCTATCTCCCAGTCGACACGTTCAAGCTCTTGCGCATCGATGACACTGTCGTGTACAAGAATGTCGGTGACATCAAGGTGGTCGACAGGAGCCACCTGTACCCCGGACAGGTGGTCGGGTCGGCATCCGACATGGGCGGCCAGATCGGCGTCGTCACCGGCGTCAACACCGTGCTCAACCTGGCCAAGCTAGACAACAACGGCGTGCCGACCAAGGTCATCAGGGGGGTGTCCCCGTCTAGCCTGCGGCGCGTCAGGAGTCTCAACCTTGGCGACTTTGTCGTGTCTGGGCCGTGGCTCGGCCGTGTCGTCGAGGTGTCGATCGATGTCGATGTGTTGTTCGATGACGGAGCCATCTGCAGGATCACCGATGCGGAGTCCACGAACCTGGCCAGAGTGCGTGAAATCGGCACCATGGCGACCTTGCATCGCCACCAGATGAATAGTCAATTCCACCAGGGGCAGCATGTCACCTTGACACGCGCTTGTtcactcttcaaggatgctcgcTGGCTTAATGGCTACTGGCATCCCTACCGACAAGTAGGCACCATTATGAAGGTGGAGACGTCCGGCGTCCTTGTCTACTGGGTTGCATCCAGACATTGTGGCACCGACAAGGGGCTAGTGGAGGCATCCGCTCCTCCAGCCTACCAAAACCCAGATGATCTTACGTTCTTCTGCGCCTCGTACAATTGCTGCTGGGGGCTTGCTGACCGTTGTTTTTTTCTAGAAACAAGTTCCACCAAAGAGGATGCAGCTTGTGCTCCTGATCaacacggtgatgatgatgatgatgaggtggtggaggaggacgaggacgaggaagaggaagaggaatacAATGCGTGCTCACAAGACAACCAAGAGGTGTGTGAAGCATCAACCTCTCATGTGGGACCACCCACCAAGCAGAAGGATGAGAGGTTTTATCGGAAGCAGCTAAGGAAGGTCGTCTTTGAGGGCCATAGACGGGCGCAACGACCACAAGTCATGAGACATGTGGAGGTGGAGTTTCCTATGGTCGTCGCCGACACCTGCACCACCGTCGATGTGTTGTGGCAGGACGGCACACGGCAACATGGCAGACGTTCAGCGACTGTCGTCCCCTTTGGGATCTGGAATGAGCAAGAGTTCTTCCCGGGACAACATGTTGTCGCCAACATTCTCCCTATTAGTGCTGCCGTTGATAGTACTGGTGACCATGATGATGTTATAACTACTAGTGTCAACAATGACATTGTTGCGTCTGGAACTGGACCAACAGAGCGTGTGGGCATCGTCAAGAGCCTGCAATACAAGGACCAGACGGTTTGTGTATCATGGTTCAAGACGTCAGGGCACCCAGATGAGGCTAGGGAGGTCGAATGCGACCAAACCATCAGTGCTTACGACTTAAAATTGGACTCTAACCACTCTGCTTACTATGGTGATATTGTCATTCGTATCCTACCATCGGGATCAACAAATGATGCTGAAAGTGCACCCTTGTTATCGGGAAACAAGAAGAAAAATGCCGTTCCTGTCGATCTTTCATGGGTTGGGCGGGTAGTTGAACTTCCTAATGGGCACATCCAAGTCAAGTGGGGTGATGGTAGCATGTCAACG GTATCGCCCCATGAGATCGTTGCCGTCAAGGACAAGCACTACATGGAGCTATGGCTTGAAATGGGCGATTGGGTAGAGGACGATGGCATCGATGACGCACCCGAAGAACCGGTTGCTGCCAACATG GAAATTGATCTTCAGAATCTAGATAATGATGTCGAAAGCGTTAGCCCGGCAATGTCAAGGACAAGCCTTTTAGGTTTTCCATTCCGGTCTTTGCTCCAATTCACCAGTGACGTGGTAGCTCGAGGTAAAGGATACCTGATGAACTGGCGGCCCTCGTCGTTGTCACCAAGCTCAGAGTTACCCGCGCCCGCAAATGATGATAGTATCGGTGGTGCTGCTGCAATGGGGATCAACGATGCTGCTGTAGATTTGACTTGTCACGGTTTTGCTGGGGGGACGAAGGCTGCATATGCTACCTGTTGCTGCGATGAATCGTCATGCTTTCCACATTTCAATGTACTGCAGATGAGCCCTCTGGATCACCACTACCTTGACACTACGGACCAG GAAATGCAGGGCGCTAGTCGTGGGAAGAGTTGGGCCAAAACAGTGCAAAAGGAATGGAAAATTCTGGAGAACGACTTACCAG AAACCATCTACGTGCGAGCGTTTGAGGACCGCATGGATCTGCTTCGGGTGGTGATGGTGGGCGCAAGCGGGACGCCATATCATCACGGCCTCTTCTTCTTTGATATGCAGCTACCTCCGTCGTACCCGGATGCCCCACCGCAAGTGTACTACCACTCCTTTGGCCTACGCCTCAATCCCAACCTCTACGAGTCTGGTACAGTGTGTCTCAGCCTGCTGAACACATTCGGTGGCGAGGGCACTGAGGTTTGGTCGTCAGCAACATCAAGCCTCCTCCAAGTCGTTGTCTCCATCCAGGGCCTCGTCCTCAATGACCAACCATACTACAACGAGGCCGGCTATGAGACACTGGTCGGCAAACCGGAGGGCCGCCGCAATGCGCTGCCCTACAATGAGAATGCTTACCTACTAACCCTCCGGACCATGCAGCACCTTTTACGTCGGCCACCTCGGGGATTTGAGGAATTCGTCAAGGAACACTTCCGCCGTCGGGGAAAATTTGTGCTTAGGACATGCAATGTATGGCTTCAGGGAAATGTTGTCGACGATGCCCATGCCATTGAAGCGACTAGGAAGCGACCGTGCTCGGCTGGGTTAAGGCTTGCACTCACAAACATGATGCCAAGCCTCGTGGCAGCCTTCACCGAGATCGGCGCCGTGGGGTGTGAAGAGTTCCAGTAG